The Nitrospiria bacterium genomic interval CGGGAATGACGAACTGGATTTTGCAGGAACCTCTAATACTTCAAAGGCTTCAACCACAGAATGACTTTGACTTGACCCTTGCCCTGTATGGACCTTAAACACTTTTTAACAATTTTTACCCACTCGATTACACGAAGACCCGGAATTTTTAATGGCTAAGAATTTTGGAAGGATTGATGTTACTTTTTCTGAATCCGTTTGCGTGACGCTTCCGCAAGTTCACGGATTAAGGTTTCCGTGTCTTCCCAACCGATGCAGGCATCGGTAATACTCTGTCCATAGGTTAGTTTTTTCCCAGGGGCCACATCTTGACGGCCTGCAATCAGATGGCTTTCAACCATAACTCCGAAGATTCTCTGATTCCCTCCCGAAATTTGGGCTGTCACCTCCCGCCCTACCATCAGTTGCTCTTGGTGTTTCTTTCGGCTGTTGGCATGACTAAAATCCACCATTATCCGTTCGGGCAACTTTGCCGCTTCCAATTGCTTCGCGGCTTGTTCAATGCTTCTGGCATCATAATTGGGTTTTTTACCTCCACGCAGAATAATGTGGCAATCCTGATTTCCCCGGGTGGTAAAAATCGCAGAATTTCCTTCCTTTCTTACAGAAAGAAAGTGATGGGGCACAGAAGCGGCTCGAACTGCGTCCACGGCTACCTGAATGGTGCCATCGGTTGCATTTTTGAATCCCACAGGACAAGAAAGACCCGAGGCAAGTTCCCTGTGAACCTGGCTTTCGGTGGTCCGCGCACCGATGGCTCCCCAGCTCACCAAGTCGGTGATATATTGGGGGGTAATGACATCGAGGAATTCCGTTCCAGCCGGAACCCCCTTTTCATTGAGATCCAATAACAGCCGTCGTGCAAGACGAACCCCTTTGTTAATGTGAAAGCTGCCATCCAAATCGGGATCATTAATAAACCCTTTCCACCCCACCGTTGTTCGGGGCTTTTCGAAATATACACGCATCACAATGAGCAGATCATGGCTGAATTTATCAATGAGCCCTTTAAGACGGTCAGCATACTCTCTGGCCGCCCCGGGATCGTGAATAGAACATGGGCCAGCGATCACCATCAAGCGGGGATCTTTTCCGCTGAGAATCCTGTGGATGCCCTGCCGTGCCTCAAAAGTGGTTTTTGCCGCATGATCGGTGATGGGGATTTCCCCACACACCTCCACGGGTGGGGTAACCGCTTTTGTGGCTTGAATTCTTAAATCATCTGTTTTGTAATCCATGGTATTTCCCTTCCATAAACAACTTTACTAAGCATATCATGTTGATTTGGTGAAAGAAAGTTCCTATTCAAAAAGTATGGGTTAAAAATATTTTCTTGGGTGTCGCCCCTAACCAACATCCTTCCCCTTTCACACGTCTTCGCCACCCTAATTCCTTGACTTTCAAGGGGTTGTACCCCTATAATCCCAAAATCCTGTTAAAAATTCTCAAACCCCAAACGGTCATTGAAAAGCTCTACCTTACGGTTTGGGAACCTT includes:
- a CDS encoding 3-deoxy-7-phosphoheptulonate synthase — protein: MDYKTDDLRIQATKAVTPPVEVCGEIPITDHAAKTTFEARQGIHRILSGKDPRLMVIAGPCSIHDPGAAREYADRLKGLIDKFSHDLLIVMRVYFEKPRTTVGWKGFINDPDLDGSFHINKGVRLARRLLLDLNEKGVPAGTEFLDVITPQYITDLVSWGAIGARTTESQVHRELASGLSCPVGFKNATDGTIQVAVDAVRAASVPHHFLSVRKEGNSAIFTTRGNQDCHIILRGGKKPNYDARSIEQAAKQLEAAKLPERIMVDFSHANSRKKHQEQLMVGREVTAQISGGNQRIFGVMVESHLIAGRQDVAPGKKLTYGQSITDACIGWEDTETLIRELAEASRKRIQKK